A genomic window from Bacteroidales bacterium includes:
- a CDS encoding glycoside transferase family 32 has product MTKVTKTVHQIWTTHELPAQFKNFAESWKIFLPDWEYKLWSHKENREFVAEFYPEFLAKYDSYPRDMQRIDAAKYLILKKLGGIYADTDVECLDNIEVLIKNADCVVGKEPYWHAHRYGMEYIVGSAFIYSDPDSDFINSVYKKLYEYPTVKVDNPMDILKSTGPLLLTSAYNEYENKDRINLYEPEYLYPIGMGDFNRISTNGVPPDIAERIKNAYAVHYFFGMW; this is encoded by the coding sequence ATGACAAAAGTAACCAAAACAGTCCACCAGATATGGACTACACATGAGCTGCCGGCTCAATTCAAAAATTTTGCTGAAAGCTGGAAAATATTTCTTCCTGATTGGGAGTATAAACTGTGGTCACACAAGGAAAACAGAGAATTTGTTGCTGAATTCTATCCGGAGTTCCTGGCAAAATACGATAGTTATCCCAGAGATATGCAAAGAATAGATGCAGCTAAATATCTTATTTTGAAAAAATTAGGAGGCATTTATGCCGATACTGACGTTGAGTGTCTGGATAATATCGAGGTTCTGATTAAAAACGCCGATTGTGTAGTCGGTAAAGAGCCGTATTGGCACGCACATAGGTATGGTATGGAATACATAGTGGGAAGTGCATTTATTTACTCAGATCCCGACAGCGATTTTATCAATTCAGTATACAAAAAACTATATGAATACCCTACGGTAAAAGTAGATAACCCTATGGATATTTTGAAATCTACAGGTCCGTTATTGCTTACTTCAGCTTACAATGAGTATGAAAACAAGGACAGAATAAACCTGTATGAACCAGAATATCTCTACCCCATCGGTATGGGTGATTTCAATCGCATATCGACAAACGGTGTACCGCCAGATATAGCGGAACGTATTAAGAATGCCTATGCCGTGCATTATTTCTTTGGAATGTGGTGA
- a CDS encoding polysaccharide pyruvyl transferase family protein, whose product MISSGLKYLHSDNAGDYIQSIAVEQFQTNVHRRFNRDTLGIVPDNKKKYLLITNGWFSHQPEKCFPFSPCIVPLFFGFHITDWNNSWSHFCSKKSLEYLLEHQPIGCRDRFTAYFLKKHGIETYYSKCLTLTFPKRNNIPKKTKYLIVDANYLKIPGHILGRSEYYTHSIPEKYPEKVKFDLARQLLNHYKEKATAVITSRLHCALPCLAMGIPVVFFGNKNNYRTSILTDLGIEIHSPADIINWEKEIYNIDFNFIEKEKTSIITNLKHHMSSLYDRHSKK is encoded by the coding sequence ATGATTTCTTCCGGATTAAAATATTTACATTCAGACAATGCAGGAGATTATATTCAATCTATTGCCGTTGAACAATTTCAGACAAATGTACATCGCCGGTTTAATCGAGATACATTAGGAATTGTACCTGACAACAAAAAAAAGTATTTATTGATTACCAACGGGTGGTTTTCACATCAACCAGAAAAATGTTTTCCGTTCTCTCCTTGTATTGTTCCTTTATTCTTTGGATTTCATATAACAGACTGGAACAATAGCTGGAGCCATTTTTGTTCAAAAAAATCTCTTGAATATCTCCTTGAGCACCAACCGATCGGTTGCCGGGATAGGTTTACTGCATATTTTTTGAAAAAACATGGAATAGAAACTTATTATTCAAAATGCCTTACCCTGACATTTCCAAAAAGGAATAATATCCCCAAAAAGACAAAATATCTAATTGTAGATGCCAATTATTTAAAGATACCTGGACATATCTTGGGAAGATCTGAATATTATACACATAGTATCCCTGAAAAGTATCCGGAAAAAGTTAAATTTGACTTAGCCAGACAATTACTGAATCATTATAAAGAAAAGGCTACTGCAGTTATCACATCAAGGCTTCATTGCGCTCTTCCATGTTTAGCAATGGGAATACCTGTTGTCTTCTTCGGGAATAAAAATAATTATAGAACCAGTATATTAACAGATTTGGGTATAGAAATTCACTCACCTGCTGATATTATCAATTGGGAAAAAGAAATATATAATATTGATTTTAATTTCATTGAAAAAGAGAAAACATCTATAATAACCAATCTCAAACATCATATGAGTTCTTTATATGACAGGCATTCGAAAAAATAA
- a CDS encoding peptidase S41, which yields MKKSIFRRQSTWVIILLIGLAGFAAYMFYRSDTFKSEDYLPVLKSLQQPDGDRYYNLGFENVFLDGSPKGWHNSGYSSYTIQGDSMIKHSGKYALRIESKSETFAQHYGGLTRSIPAIYAGKNITLKAFMRTEEVDQSIGLLLRIDGNSGILQFDNMMQRGLTGTGEWQEYSVTLPLPDEAETIYIGAILSGKGKLWVDDFQLLIDDNDIGEARLKAEKSYLAREETEFDKGSKITIESHTPLMVTNLEILGRIWGYLKYYHPAVASGKYNWDAELFRLIPAVIQAQSIDERNQIFVDWIDRLGKIKPAKNKTADTLEVKLQPDFAWMEDPGLGKTLSGKLKAVKDAARSTEHYYIGLTPGIGSPIFKNENPYPEMKYYDDSGLRLLALFRYWNMIEYFFPYKHLTDKNWNTVLTEFIPVFLNGNKELDYKLAILRLIASVNDTQATIVGNDNVLNRWKGINVAQYSIKIVEGTPYYYHPERSSSISLKYRISFIEGKAVVTGISNNEPSVNPLVLKNGDIITHIDGSPIEEIIEKRKPFYPASNQSVQLRTIADDLLRTNDEELSLQIIRNGKPQTCKVVCSNIRYLSGRNFSKVSSHKFLSSDIGYIWPETLMNDSIPVIMRKFRDTKGVIIDFRCYPRKDFTAFTLGSYLTPQPTEFLKFTKGSIVQPGRFTFSEVLKIGDENNENYYKGKIIIIVNEVTQSSAEYHAMAFQTAPEAKVIGSITAAADGNVSWIVFPGNVQTMITGIGVYYPDGRETQRVGIALDMEVKPTIRGITEGRDELLEKAMEIINE from the coding sequence ATGAAAAAATCGATTTTCCGGAGACAAAGTACCTGGGTAATTATCCTGCTGATCGGTCTGGCCGGTTTTGCTGCTTATATGTTCTACCGGTCGGATACGTTTAAGTCGGAAGATTATCTTCCGGTATTAAAGTCATTACAACAGCCTGATGGAGACAGATATTATAACCTTGGTTTTGAAAACGTTTTTCTCGATGGTTCCCCCAAAGGATGGCACAATAGCGGTTATTCTTCATATACCATTCAAGGGGATTCGATGATAAAACACTCCGGGAAATACGCTTTGCGCATAGAGTCCAAAAGTGAAACTTTTGCACAGCATTATGGCGGCCTGACACGTTCTATTCCTGCCATATATGCAGGAAAGAATATTACACTGAAGGCCTTCATGAGAACCGAAGAAGTAGATCAGTCCATTGGGTTATTACTCCGTATTGATGGTAATTCGGGCATATTACAATTTGATAATATGATGCAACGAGGGCTTACAGGAACAGGAGAATGGCAGGAGTATTCGGTAACCCTTCCTCTACCTGATGAAGCGGAAACGATATATATCGGTGCTATACTATCAGGAAAAGGAAAGCTTTGGGTTGACGATTTCCAATTGCTGATAGACGACAATGATATTGGCGAAGCCAGACTTAAAGCTGAAAAATCATATTTGGCCAGGGAAGAAACTGAATTTGACAAAGGATCGAAAATCACGATTGAATCACATACACCACTGATGGTAACCAATCTCGAAATACTAGGCCGTATATGGGGTTATCTGAAATATTACCATCCGGCTGTTGCCTCCGGCAAGTATAATTGGGATGCCGAACTATTCCGCTTAATACCGGCAGTCATCCAGGCCCAAAGTATAGATGAACGAAACCAGATTTTCGTAGATTGGATTGATCGTTTAGGCAAAATAAAACCGGCAAAAAACAAGACCGCTGATACTCTGGAAGTGAAATTACAACCCGATTTTGCATGGATGGAAGATCCCGGGTTGGGTAAAACCCTGTCGGGAAAGTTGAAAGCCGTAAAAGATGCAGCAAGAAGTACGGAACATTATTATATAGGGCTTACTCCGGGTATAGGAAGTCCGATCTTCAAAAATGAGAATCCATATCCGGAAATGAAGTATTATGATGACAGCGGATTGCGGTTGCTGGCCCTTTTCCGCTATTGGAACATGATCGAGTATTTTTTTCCATACAAGCACCTGACGGACAAAAACTGGAACACCGTACTGACAGAATTTATTCCTGTATTTCTCAATGGGAACAAAGAACTGGATTACAAGCTGGCAATCCTCCGATTGATTGCATCCGTGAATGATACTCAAGCAACCATTGTTGGGAACGATAATGTATTAAACCGATGGAAAGGCATTAATGTTGCACAGTATAGCATAAAGATTGTTGAAGGAACCCCCTATTATTATCATCCGGAAAGGAGCAGCAGTATCAGTCTAAAGTACCGAATATCGTTTATTGAAGGAAAGGCTGTAGTTACCGGTATTTCAAACAATGAACCGTCGGTAAATCCGTTAGTCCTTAAAAATGGCGACATTATTACCCATATTGACGGGAGCCCGATTGAAGAAATCATAGAGAAACGGAAACCGTTCTATCCGGCATCCAATCAGTCTGTGCAATTGCGCACCATCGCTGATGATTTATTGCGCACGAATGACGAAGAGTTATCGCTTCAAATCATTCGAAACGGTAAACCACAAACCTGTAAAGTCGTATGTTCCAATATCAGATATCTATCGGGGAGAAATTTTTCCAAGGTATCATCCCATAAGTTTTTATCTTCCGATATTGGCTATATCTGGCCGGAGACACTTATGAACGATTCTATACCTGTTATTATGAGGAAATTCAGGGATACCAAGGGTGTTATTATTGATTTTAGATGTTATCCGCGAAAAGATTTTACGGCATTCACCTTAGGTTCATACCTGACTCCGCAGCCGACCGAATTCTTGAAATTTACCAAAGGAAGCATCGTACAGCCAGGCAGGTTCACCTTTTCTGAAGTGCTGAAAATAGGGGACGAAAACAATGAAAACTACTACAAAGGAAAAATTATCATTATTGTCAATGAAGTTACCCAAAGTAGTGCCGAATACCATGCTATGGCCTTCCAAACCGCTCCGGAAGCAAAAGTAATAGGAAGCATTACCGCGGCTGCTGATGGCAATGTGTCGTGGATCGTCTTTCCGGGTAATGTACAAACCATGATTACCGGTATCGGGGTATACTATCCCGACGGACGTGAAACACAACGTGTCGGTATCGCTTTGGATATGGAAGTAAAGCCAACCATCCGGGGTATTACCGAAGGAAGGGATGAATTACTGGAAAAAGCCATGGAGATCATTAATGAATAA
- a CDS encoding peptidase S41, producing the protein MKKIILSVFIIVLPVIFAATVHSKNNVFYFDGATDYNLGFEKVSDPAKLPDGWFKWGTASFDIKIDSVVKHSGKYALRIESNTEDPGNGFGCPARNIPAKYAGSNITVKAFMKAEELERPIGLMLRIDGDAGSLQFDNMQQRGIKGSGEWEEYSVTLPLPEKAKTIFIGAILSGKGKLWIDDFQVLIDDKDLALAQPKKEKKYPAGEDTEFDLDSKIRIKKYSGRNVSDLDLLCRIWGFLKYYHPAVATGNYNWDAELFRIMPRILDAKNTKERDRIFIQWIDRLGEIVPSKDQGRESGEIKLNPDLTWIDDGKMDQDLSKKLKEIKDAGRATDHYYIALHPGVRNPDFKNEKEYKNFNEGEDSGMKLLALFRYWNMIQYYFPYRHLTDKDWNTIPREFIPKFLDGTTGKDYKLTLLELIGCVNDTHANIWNDEAIQEWRGKNRAPYEVAFVEGKAVVTGFLKQELILAEGLKKGDVITSIDGKSIDKIIKEQLPYTPASNYSIQLRNISRTLLQTNHEKLTLQVLRGKMPLTIDMPCYPLKEVYVQGPPKASHRLLSSDIGYIFPETLRNDSILLIMDKFKDTKGIVIDFRGYPRTDFTVFTLGKHLVPQPVAFVKFSKGDLIQPGKFTFTDALKVGQENNQDYYKGKIIIIVNEVTQSSAEYHTMAFQTAPKSKVIGSITAAADGNVSRIVLPGNVPTMITGIGVYYPDGRETQRVGIALDMEVKPTIRGIAEGRDELLEKAIEMIRE; encoded by the coding sequence ATGAAAAAGATCATTTTAAGTGTATTCATCATTGTCTTGCCGGTTATTTTTGCCGCTACCGTCCATTCGAAAAACAATGTTTTCTATTTCGATGGAGCAACTGATTATAATCTTGGATTCGAAAAAGTATCTGATCCGGCAAAGTTACCCGACGGCTGGTTTAAATGGGGGACTGCTTCTTTTGATATAAAGATAGATTCTGTTGTAAAACATTCGGGCAAATATGCCTTGCGTATCGAATCGAATACGGAAGACCCGGGAAATGGATTCGGGTGCCCTGCCCGGAATATTCCTGCTAAATATGCAGGAAGCAACATCACCGTCAAAGCTTTTATGAAAGCAGAAGAACTGGAACGTCCTATCGGCCTGATGCTTCGTATTGACGGGGATGCAGGTTCTCTTCAGTTCGACAATATGCAGCAGAGGGGCATCAAGGGTTCGGGCGAATGGGAAGAGTATTCGGTAACGTTGCCGCTTCCCGAGAAGGCCAAAACCATTTTTATAGGTGCTATACTTTCCGGTAAGGGAAAGTTATGGATAGACGATTTCCAGGTATTGATCGATGATAAGGATCTGGCTTTGGCACAACCTAAAAAAGAAAAGAAATATCCTGCCGGTGAAGATACCGAATTTGACCTGGATTCGAAAATAAGGATCAAAAAGTACTCCGGCCGGAATGTTTCCGACCTCGACCTGTTATGTCGCATATGGGGATTCCTGAAATATTATCACCCTGCCGTAGCAACGGGGAATTATAACTGGGATGCCGAACTGTTCCGCATCATGCCCCGGATACTGGATGCTAAAAACACGAAAGAAAGGGACCGGATTTTTATTCAGTGGATCGACCGGTTAGGGGAAATAGTACCATCAAAAGACCAGGGCAGAGAAAGTGGAGAAATAAAACTTAACCCCGACCTTACATGGATAGATGATGGGAAAATGGATCAGGATCTATCGAAAAAATTAAAAGAAATCAAGGATGCGGGTAGAGCCACCGATCATTATTATATTGCCCTCCATCCCGGAGTCAGGAACCCTGATTTCAAAAACGAAAAGGAATATAAAAATTTCAATGAGGGTGAGGACAGTGGAATGAAATTACTCGCCTTATTCCGGTACTGGAATATGATCCAGTATTATTTTCCCTACAGGCATCTTACGGATAAAGACTGGAACACTATACCCCGTGAATTTATCCCGAAATTTCTCGACGGAACGACCGGAAAGGATTATAAATTAACACTTCTTGAATTGATCGGCTGCGTGAATGATACCCATGCGAATATCTGGAATGACGAAGCCATTCAGGAATGGAGAGGAAAAAACAGAGCTCCGTATGAAGTCGCCTTTGTAGAGGGAAAAGCTGTCGTAACCGGTTTCCTGAAGCAGGAACTGATCCTGGCAGAGGGGCTAAAAAAGGGTGATGTGATCACAAGCATCGATGGGAAGTCCATTGATAAGATCATTAAAGAACAATTACCGTATACCCCTGCTTCCAATTACTCGATACAATTACGGAATATCAGCAGAACGTTGTTACAAACCAATCATGAAAAGCTGACATTACAGGTATTACGCGGTAAAATGCCACTCACCATTGATATGCCCTGTTACCCCCTGAAGGAGGTGTATGTACAGGGCCCTCCGAAAGCATCCCATCGCCTGCTTTCTTCCGATATCGGATATATTTTCCCGGAAACACTTCGTAACGATTCCATCCTTTTGATCATGGACAAGTTCAAAGATACCAAAGGGATTGTGATCGACTTTCGCGGTTACCCGAGGACTGATTTTACCGTGTTCACGTTAGGCAAACACCTGGTTCCGCAACCGGTGGCATTCGTAAAATTTAGCAAAGGGGATCTTATTCAGCCTGGAAAATTCACCTTTACCGATGCTTTGAAAGTCGGGCAGGAAAACAACCAGGACTATTATAAAGGAAAGATCATCATTATTGTGAATGAAGTCACCCAAAGCAGTGCCGAATACCATACCATGGCTTTCCAGACAGCCCCTAAGTCAAAGGTGATAGGAAGCATAACAGCTGCTGCTGACGGTAATGTGTCAAGAATAGTGCTTCCGGGTAATGTACCAACCATGATTACCGGTATCGGGGTATATTATCCCGACGGACGTGAAACACAACGTGTCGGTATCGCTTTGGATATGGAAGTAAAACCAACCATCCGGGGAATTGCCGAAGGAAGGGATGAACTGCTGGAAAAAGCGATAGAAATGATCCGTGAATGA
- a CDS encoding LytTR family DNA-binding domain-containing protein, producing the protein MNCIIVDDEPLAREGIKLLVDTMPQLKLCGMFSNTLSAMQFLETNAVDLIFLDIEMPGINGIEFARTISRETLIIFTTAFAEYAAESYEVDAVDYLVKPIEEERFRKAVEGAFEYKSLLSQSEENTTEGVRNEYIFVKSDRRFIKLNFSDIAFVEALKDYIIIHTARQRIITRMNLKAINAQLPVSFIQVSKSYIINTDHITSFDNNSIMIGTHEVLIGNSFRPRFFDDYVAKKILHPNK; encoded by the coding sequence ATGAACTGTATTATTGTTGATGATGAACCCCTTGCAAGGGAAGGTATTAAGCTTTTGGTAGATACTATGCCGCAACTAAAACTTTGTGGTATGTTTAGCAATACCCTTTCAGCGATGCAATTTCTGGAAACTAATGCTGTAGATCTGATATTTCTCGATATTGAAATGCCGGGTATCAATGGAATTGAGTTTGCACGGACTATTTCCCGTGAAACTTTGATCATTTTTACCACTGCTTTTGCAGAGTATGCGGCAGAAAGCTATGAAGTGGATGCTGTGGATTATCTGGTAAAGCCTATTGAAGAAGAACGTTTCCGGAAAGCGGTGGAGGGTGCGTTTGAATACAAGTCGTTGTTGAGTCAATCCGAAGAAAACACTACCGAAGGTGTTCGGAATGAGTATATTTTCGTAAAATCGGACAGGCGGTTCATCAAGCTCAATTTTTCCGATATCGCTTTCGTCGAGGCACTAAAGGATTATATCATCATACATACGGCGAGACAGCGGATCATTACGCGCATGAACCTGAAAGCCATTAATGCCCAGTTACCCGTTTCATTTATCCAGGTCAGTAAATCTTATATCATCAACACCGACCATATTACTTCATTTGATAATAACAGCATCATGATCGGTACACATGAGGTCCTGATCGGCAATAGTTTCCGTCCCCGGTTTTTCGATGATTATGTTGCCAAAAAAATACTTCATCCGAATAAATAA
- a CDS encoding thioredoxin domain-containing protein, whose protein sequence is MKNILEHILSALKIKHTELYAKKLYREHPFKDKLYGISKMLADYDNKSTIVEIADKDVKSLEIPSVVNLGGHNVLVHEMTLDDAKVLWNHGEIKILFKDFHQLWDGKAIFLKPGKGSKEPDYKENLKKQWYNTARKNLLYIIAGLVLVSGFIYNKLFMQPGLMASFAVNVIGIYISYLLVQKQMHIHNDRADKICSMLGKSGCNGILESPAAKLFGIIGWSEVGLSYFTSNILIVTVFPGLIPYMALINLCALPYSFWSVWYQKFRAKEWCTLCLIVQVLLWLVFAVNFVFAYITIPSFCINDMLLTAIVYLIPFLTISLLLPVWNSGEQIQQITGILNTIKAKPEVFVTLLMRQPRYKINDLVSQIHWGNKNAEIQITIVTNPYCGYCAVMHQRIEKLLEKIGDKISVWYVFAFDKNTEAGSKFLTAVYLDERLTAGKKKEIFDEWYRDTKNRNDRFFRKYDVNINNEAVKQEIEKHQQWCEQTKNYATPTVLVDGHKLPENYTIEDIIWFTDIKLQ, encoded by the coding sequence ATGAAAAATATTTTGGAACACATACTAAGTGCGTTGAAAATAAAGCATACGGAATTATATGCAAAGAAACTTTACAGGGAACATCCTTTTAAAGATAAATTGTATGGAATATCGAAAATGTTGGCAGATTATGATAATAAAAGTACAATCGTAGAAATTGCCGACAAAGATGTTAAATCACTCGAAATCCCATCAGTAGTTAATCTTGGTGGACATAACGTGCTTGTTCACGAAATGACACTGGATGATGCAAAAGTATTATGGAACCATGGCGAGATAAAAATATTATTTAAAGATTTTCACCAGTTATGGGATGGTAAAGCGATTTTCCTAAAACCCGGTAAAGGATCGAAAGAGCCCGATTACAAGGAGAACTTAAAGAAGCAATGGTACAACACTGCCAGAAAGAATTTACTGTACATAATTGCAGGCTTGGTACTTGTTTCGGGCTTTATTTACAACAAGTTATTTATGCAACCGGGGTTAATGGCATCATTCGCCGTAAATGTAATAGGCATTTATATCAGCTATCTGCTGGTACAAAAGCAAATGCACATACATAATGATCGTGCTGACAAGATATGCTCCATGTTAGGCAAAAGTGGTTGTAACGGGATCCTGGAATCGCCGGCAGCAAAATTGTTCGGCATCATAGGCTGGAGCGAAGTAGGACTAAGTTACTTCACATCAAATATCCTGATAGTAACCGTATTCCCGGGTCTTATTCCTTACATGGCCCTGATCAACCTATGCGCCTTGCCCTATAGTTTCTGGAGTGTCTGGTACCAGAAATTCAGGGCCAAAGAATGGTGCACGCTTTGCCTTATTGTACAGGTATTGTTATGGTTGGTGTTTGCTGTAAATTTTGTATTTGCTTATATCACCATTCCATCGTTCTGCATTAACGATATGCTGTTAACAGCAATAGTATACCTGATTCCGTTTTTGACCATAAGCCTTCTTTTGCCAGTGTGGAACAGCGGTGAACAGATACAACAGATCACAGGTATTCTAAACACCATAAAAGCCAAGCCGGAAGTATTTGTAACATTACTTATGAGGCAACCGCGTTACAAAATAAACGATTTGGTTTCGCAAATACATTGGGGAAATAAGAATGCCGAAATACAAATCACTATTGTTACCAATCCGTATTGCGGTTATTGTGCTGTTATGCACCAACGTATCGAAAAGCTGCTGGAGAAAATCGGCGACAAAATATCGGTATGGTACGTTTTCGCATTCGACAAAAATACGGAAGCAGGCAGCAAATTCCTTACGGCGGTATACCTCGATGAAAGATTAACTGCCGGAAAAAAGAAAGAGATTTTTGATGAATGGTACCGTGATACTAAAAATCGGAATGACCGCTTCTTCAGGAAGTATGATGTCAACATTAATAATGAAGCGGTAAAGCAGGAAATAGAAAAACATCAGCAATGGTGCGAGCAAACAAAAAATTATGCCACGCCGACAGTACTTGTCGATGGCCATAAACTACCCGAAAATTATACCATAGAAGATATTATCTGGTTTACAGATATAAAACTACAATAA
- a CDS encoding histidine kinase, which yields MDKNNNGTRLMGEQLLVKPEYRFIGHLLLFIAISLLTFWEMRGVYTKDTIWLPVAISSAICLSAVYFNIYLLVPKLLLKRWYGVYLLAVVYVIIMAYFAEAFLIDKANPAYNPKIRELYGKVEMNPVLQIFASASSLGILIISSSAVVLFRKWMLDGLLYQELEKTAAKKELEQLKNQINPRFLIDMLGKAGEFSSLDKREEASSVLLQLGHILRYQLYDSTRELVLLNTDIDFLESFLKLEKLRHNDFVYDVEQEGDMSDCLVPPLLFLPFVIHAFSNDSSEIRLLFFRTGNLLMFECRSRHIIPEKTGGESQHIRRRLDLLFGQYTLNTYVENGKNMIRLQLDLHQIIPAIS from the coding sequence ATGGATAAAAATAACAATGGGACAAGATTAATGGGGGAGCAGTTACTGGTGAAGCCAGAATATCGCTTTATCGGACATTTATTGTTGTTTATTGCTATTAGCCTGTTAACCTTCTGGGAAATGAGAGGTGTATATACCAAAGATACCATTTGGCTTCCGGTTGCCATATCATCTGCCATATGTTTATCGGCCGTATATTTTAATATTTATCTACTGGTTCCGAAACTCCTGTTGAAACGTTGGTATGGGGTATACCTGCTTGCCGTGGTATATGTGATTATCATGGCCTATTTTGCAGAGGCTTTTTTGATCGACAAGGCGAATCCTGCGTACAACCCGAAAATCAGGGAATTATATGGTAAAGTTGAGATGAATCCCGTCTTACAAATTTTTGCATCGGCTTCATCATTAGGGATACTCATCATAAGTTCGTCCGCTGTGGTCCTTTTCCGGAAATGGATGCTTGATGGCCTGCTTTACCAGGAATTGGAGAAAACTGCCGCAAAAAAAGAACTGGAACAGTTGAAAAACCAAATTAATCCGCGGTTTCTCATAGATATGCTTGGTAAAGCCGGTGAATTTTCCTCCCTCGATAAAAGAGAAGAAGCTTCATCTGTATTGCTACAACTGGGGCATATACTTCGTTATCAGTTGTACGACAGTACCAGAGAGTTGGTGTTGTTGAATACGGATATCGATTTTTTGGAAAGCTTCCTGAAACTTGAAAAGCTTCGCCATAATGATTTCGTATATGATGTGGAACAGGAAGGGGATATGTCAGATTGCCTGGTTCCTCCACTTTTGTTCCTGCCTTTTGTCATACATGCCTTTTCAAACGATTCGTCTGAAATCCGGCTTCTTTTTTTTAGAACAGGGAATTTACTGATGTTCGAATGCCGGAGCCGGCATATTATACCGGAAAAAACGGGCGGGGAATCTCAGCATATACGTCGGCGATTGGATTTACTTTTCGGACAATATACGCTGAACACTTATGTTGAAAACGGAAAAAATATGATCCGTCTACAATTGGATCTTCATCAGATAATACCTGCTATATCATGA
- a CDS encoding histidine kinase, with amino-acid sequence MKTGDLYSNGTVGLTAFLVAPRFRLLRHILFITICLAYMVYGAVFYRPFISDNKVLIAVWLFLFVFNIGPAYVNACYLMPGYLFEHRYTTYVLYLSGLIVLMVLSLEAAVYYLDRFHQSGQFLTTVLSLKVFIPLSLACPMAVIFFCRWHIYRWHISQLENSTVLSELEQLKKQINPHFLFNMLNNANVLVKTDIVQASVILEKLKDLLQYQLIDGAENEVLLMDDVQFLTDFLNLEKIRRDHFEFTVTTEGPLEEITIPPLLFILFVENAVKHNPDNDSLSYVYLIFRVNDHVLNFRCVNSKPAETGRNAGPGGLGLKNVRRRLELLYGDRFSLDIKDEYGIFQVDLAIKLI; translated from the coding sequence ATGAAAACGGGTGATCTTTATTCCAATGGTACGGTAGGATTGACAGCCTTTCTTGTTGCTCCGCGCTTCAGGTTGTTACGTCATATTTTATTCATCACCATTTGTCTGGCATATATGGTGTATGGTGCGGTTTTCTACCGGCCTTTTATCTCTGACAACAAAGTATTGATCGCTGTATGGCTATTTCTTTTCGTTTTTAATATCGGGCCGGCCTATGTCAACGCCTGTTATCTAATGCCCGGGTATCTGTTTGAACATCGCTATACGACATATGTCCTCTATCTATCAGGATTAATCGTCCTGATGGTTTTATCACTCGAAGCAGCCGTATATTATCTTGACCGTTTTCATCAGTCAGGACAGTTCCTGACCACCGTGCTTTCATTAAAGGTTTTCATACCCTTGTCACTTGCCTGTCCGATGGCGGTAATTTTTTTCTGCAGGTGGCATATCTATAGGTGGCATATCAGCCAGTTGGAAAACAGTACTGTGTTATCGGAACTGGAGCAGTTGAAGAAGCAGATCAATCCCCATTTTTTGTTCAATATGCTCAATAATGCCAATGTACTGGTAAAGACAGATATTGTACAGGCTTCCGTTATATTGGAGAAGTTAAAGGATCTGCTGCAGTATCAATTGATTGATGGTGCTGAAAATGAAGTATTGCTGATGGATGATGTCCAATTTCTGACTGATTTTTTGAATCTGGAAAAAATACGCCGTGACCATTTTGAATTTACGGTGACTACTGAGGGACCTTTAGAAGAAATAACCATTCCTCCGTTGCTGTTTATTCTTTTTGTGGAAAATGCCGTGAAACATAATCCTGATAATGATAGTTTATCGTATGTTTACCTCATTTTTCGTGTTAATGATCATGTGTTGAATTTCAGGTGTGTCAATTCGAAACCTGCAGAGACAGGCAGGAATGCCGGACCGGGCGGATTAGGTCTGAAAAATGTGCGCCGCCGGCTGGAATTACTATACGGCGACAGGTTTTCCCTGGATATAAAGGATGAATACGGTATATTTCAGGTGGATCTGGCGATAAAATTGATATGA